A genomic segment from Athene noctua chromosome 36, bAthNoc1.hap1.1, whole genome shotgun sequence encodes:
- the LOC141972871 gene encoding transmembrane protein 107-like isoform X2, producing MPPRGSLVPGRFLAMTSHLVLLLRAGEGRAPHIAASLPPEFSAAEQAQAERLFWGAVGGSLALLGVEFVGFFSGVSMFHAAQGLLSLGAHAGAALALALALAEEWDGGAFWLLFGLCSVPPAVTEVLLLVTVLGCRRRP from the exons ATGCCCCCCCGGGGGTCGCTGGTCCCGGGGCGGTTCCTGGCCATGACGTCacacctggtgctgctgctgcgggcgggggaggggcgg gccccccacaTCGCAGCGTCGCTGCCCCCCGAGTTCTCAGCGGCCGAGCAGGCGCAGGCAGAGCGGCT gttttggggggccgtgggggggtcCCTGGCGCTGCTGGGGGTCGAGTTCGTGGGGTTCTTCTCGGGGGTCTCCATGTTCCACGCGGCGCAGGGGCTGCTCT cgctgggggcgCACGCGGGGGCCGCGCTGGCCTTGGCCTTGGCGCTGGCGGAGGAGTGGGACGGCGGCGCCTTCTGGCTCCTCTTCGGCCTCTGCAG cgtcCCCCCCGCTGTCACCGAGGTGCTGCTGCTCGTCACCGTCCTGGGCTGCCGCAGGAGACCCTGA
- the LOC141972871 gene encoding uncharacterized protein LOC141972871 isoform X1 produces MSVSLCLRVRVSMCLCVRVHVPTCPCVRVPVSLCLCVRVHVPTCPCPRVSVSPCPCVHIPVSPCVHVHVRVSVCPCPCVHVRVPTCPCPRVSMSPCPCVRVSLCPCVRVPVCPCPCVSVSLCPCPCVCVSVCPCVRVCVPMCPCVHLSVSPCPCVRVRVSMSMSPRVHVPVSPCVRVPTCPCVHVHVPTCPCPRVMCPCPCPCPRVPTCPCPRVPTCPCPHVPVSPCLRVRVSMCPYPCVPVSPCPCPRVPVSVSVCPCPCPHVSVSPCPRVSVSVCPCVHIPVSPCVHVRVPVSPCPCVRVPMSVSLCPRVRVSVSVSLCPPLTPAPPQAPHIAASLPPEFSAAEQAQAERLFWGAVGGSLALLGVEFVGFFSGVSMFHAAQGLLSLGAHAGAALALALALAEEWDGGAFWLLFGLCSVPPAVTEVLLLVTVLGCRRRP; encoded by the exons atgtccgtGTCTCTGTGtctccgtgtccgtgtgtccatgtgtctgtgtgtccgtgtccATGTCCCcacgtgtccgtgtgtccgtgtccctgtgtccctgtgtctgtgtgtccgtgtccATGTCCCCACGTGTCCGTGTCCCCGTGTCTCCGTGtctccgtgtccgtgtgtccatatccctgtgtccccgtgtgtccATGTCcatgtccgtgtgtccgtgtgtccgtgtccgtgtgtccatgTCCGTGTCCCCACGTGTCCGTGTCCCCGTGTCTCCATGTCTCCGTGTCCATGTGTCCGTGTGTCCTTGTGTCCATGTGTCCGTGTCCCCGTGTGTCCGTGTCCCTGTGTGTCCGTGTCCctgtgtccgtgtccgtgtgtctgtgtgtccgtgtgtccttGTGTCCGTgtctgtgtccccatgtgtccGTGTGTCCATTTgtccgtgtccccgtgtccctgtgtccgtgtccgtgtgtccatgTCCATGTCCCCACGTgtccatgtccccgtgtccccgtgtgtccgtgtccccaCGTGTCCGTGTGTCCATGTCCATGTCCCCACATGTCCGTGTCCCCGTGTCATGTGTCCAtgtccgtgtccgtgtccccgtgtccccacgtgtccatgtccccgtgtccccacgtgtccgtgtccccatgtccccgtgtccccgtgtctccgtgtccgtgtgtccatgTGTCCATAtccctgtgtccccgtgtccccatgtccgtgtccccgtgtccctgtgtccgtgtccgtgtgtccatgTCCATGTCCCCACGTgtccgtgtccccgtgtccccgtgtctccgtgtccgtgtgtccatgTGTCCATATccctgtgtccccgtgtgtccatgtccgtgtccccgtgtccccgtgtccgtgtgtccgtgtccccatgtccgtgtccctgtgtccccgtgtccgtgtgtccgtgtccgtgtccctgtgtccccccctcaCGCCTgcgcccccccaggccccccacaTCGCAGCGTCGCTGCCCCCCGAGTTCTCAGCGGCCGAGCAGGCGCAGGCAGAGCGGCT gttttggggggccgtgggggggtcCCTGGCGCTGCTGGGGGTCGAGTTCGTGGGGTTCTTCTCGGGGGTCTCCATGTTCCACGCGGCGCAGGGGCTGCTCT cgctgggggcgCACGCGGGGGCCGCGCTGGCCTTGGCCTTGGCGCTGGCGGAGGAGTGGGACGGCGGCGCCTTCTGGCTCCTCTTCGGCCTCTGCAG cgtcCCCCCCGCTGTCACCGAGGTGCTGCTGCTCGTCACCGTCCTGGGCTGCCGCAGGAGACCCTGA